A genomic segment from Pseudoduganella chitinolytica encodes:
- a CDS encoding acyl-CoA dehydrogenase family protein, with protein MDFEYSERCKALQGRLVAFMDEHVYPNEHAFHDEVDANGRTQGNRWIPTSLIERLKPVAREQGLWNLFLPRSPRAPEGLSNLDYAPLCEIMGRVPWAPEVFNCAAPDTGNMETLERYGSEDHKRQWLEPLLRGEIRSAFAMTEPAVASSDATNIATRIRRDGDDYVIDGHKWWISGAGDPRCKLFIVMGKTDPEAARHQQQSMILVPSDTPGITIVRPLPVFGYDDAPHGHCEIRFDNVRVPASNLLLGEGRGFEIAQGRLGPGRIHHCMRAIGVAERALELMCRRLNERVAFGKRLAEQGVWRERVAEARIQIDTARLLTLKAAYMMDTVGNKVAQAEIAMIKVLAPNVAQQVLDWAIQAHGAAGVSGEFPLAYQWAANRTLRLADGPDEVHRNAVAKIELAKYLAV; from the coding sequence ATGGATTTCGAGTATTCGGAACGCTGCAAGGCACTGCAGGGCCGGCTGGTGGCATTCATGGACGAACACGTCTACCCGAACGAGCACGCCTTCCATGACGAGGTGGACGCGAACGGGCGCACGCAAGGCAACCGCTGGATCCCCACCAGCCTGATCGAACGCCTGAAGCCGGTCGCGCGCGAACAAGGGCTGTGGAACCTGTTCCTGCCCCGCTCTCCGCGCGCGCCGGAAGGCCTGTCCAACCTGGACTATGCGCCGCTGTGCGAGATCATGGGCCGCGTGCCGTGGGCGCCGGAAGTGTTCAATTGCGCGGCGCCGGACACGGGCAATATGGAAACGCTGGAGCGCTACGGCAGCGAGGACCACAAGCGCCAGTGGCTGGAACCGCTGCTGCGCGGCGAAATCCGCTCTGCGTTCGCGATGACGGAACCGGCGGTGGCGTCCTCGGATGCCACCAACATCGCCACCCGCATCCGCCGCGACGGCGACGACTACGTCATCGATGGCCACAAGTGGTGGATCTCCGGCGCCGGCGACCCGCGCTGCAAGCTGTTCATCGTGATGGGCAAGACCGACCCAGAGGCGGCGCGCCACCAGCAGCAGTCGATGATCCTCGTCCCCAGCGACACGCCGGGCATCACGATCGTGCGCCCGCTGCCCGTGTTCGGCTACGACGACGCGCCGCACGGCCACTGCGAGATCCGCTTCGACAACGTGCGGGTCCCGGCGTCCAACCTGCTGCTGGGCGAAGGGCGCGGCTTCGAGATCGCGCAAGGCCGCCTGGGCCCGGGCCGTATCCACCACTGCATGCGCGCCATCGGCGTGGCCGAGCGCGCGCTGGAACTGATGTGCCGGCGCCTGAACGAACGCGTCGCCTTCGGCAAGCGCCTGGCCGAGCAAGGGGTGTGGCGCGAGCGCGTGGCCGAGGCCCGCATCCAGATCGACACGGCGCGGCTGTTGACGCTGAAAGCCGCGTATATGATGGACACGGTCGGCAACAAGGTGGCACAGGCGGAAATCGCGATGATCAAGGTGCTGGCACCGAACGTGGCCCAGCAGGTACTGGACTGGGCCATCCAGGCGCACGGCGCCGCCGGCGTCTCGGGCGAGTTCCCGCTGGCCTACCAGTGGGCCGCCAACCGCACCCTGCGCCTGGCCGACGGCCCGGACGAGGTGCACCGCAACGCGGTGGCCAAGATCGAGCTGGCGAAGTACCTGGCCGTGTAA
- the udk gene encoding uridine kinase codes for MNKISYAPFIIGVAGGSGSGKSTVSQQVLASFGADMVSVVMQDDYYRDQSDLSPEVRRKQNYDHPQAFDWPLLIEHVQALRNGETIQMPEYDFTIDNRSNKTIPVKPAPVVVFEGLFALYDAELRKLMSLKIFVDTAPDVRFIRRMQRDIAERGRSLESIVGQYMDTVRPMHKQFIEPTKRHADVILPHGANAPAVDVITTKVASVIGQLKRP; via the coding sequence ATGAACAAGATTTCTTACGCTCCGTTTATTATCGGTGTTGCTGGCGGAAGCGGCAGTGGCAAGTCAACAGTGTCCCAGCAGGTGCTGGCTTCCTTCGGGGCCGACATGGTCTCGGTCGTGATGCAGGACGATTACTACCGCGACCAGTCCGACCTGTCGCCCGAAGTGCGCCGCAAGCAGAACTACGACCATCCGCAGGCCTTCGACTGGCCGCTGTTGATCGAGCACGTCCAGGCGCTGCGCAATGGCGAAACGATCCAGATGCCGGAATACGATTTCACGATCGACAACCGTTCCAACAAGACCATTCCCGTCAAGCCGGCGCCCGTCGTCGTGTTCGAAGGCCTGTTTGCCTTGTACGACGCGGAGCTGCGCAAGCTGATGTCGTTGAAGATCTTCGTCGACACGGCGCCCGACGTGCGCTTCATCCGCCGCATGCAGCGCGATATCGCCGAACGGGGGCGCTCGCTGGAAAGCATCGTCGGCCAGTACATGGACACGGTGCGTCCCATGCACAAGCAGTTCATCGAACCCACCAAGCGCCACGCCGACGTGATCCTGCCGCATGGCGCCAATGCCCCCGCGGTCGACGTCATCACGACCAAGGTCGCCAGCGTCATCGGCCAGCTGAAGCGGCCCTGA
- a CDS encoding HupE/UreJ family protein: MKHQHTIALAALLYSGAALAHPGHAEGALAGLLHPLTGLDHVLAMLAVGLWGAQLGGRAQWLLPAGFVACLALGGALGMAGYTLPLVEAGIVTSVLLLGMLIGFAVRLPVGAALAAVGVFALFHGFAHGSEMPAHDNGWLYALGFVAASAALHGAGLWLGRGALAHGRWLRGSGAAISLAGVWLAVAG; the protein is encoded by the coding sequence ATGAAACACCAACACACGATCGCCCTGGCGGCACTGCTGTACAGCGGCGCCGCGCTGGCGCACCCGGGCCATGCCGAAGGCGCGCTGGCCGGCCTGCTGCACCCGCTGACGGGTCTGGACCACGTACTGGCCATGCTGGCCGTCGGCCTGTGGGGTGCGCAACTGGGCGGCCGCGCGCAATGGCTGCTGCCGGCCGGCTTCGTCGCCTGCCTGGCGCTGGGCGGGGCACTGGGCATGGCAGGCTACACCTTGCCGCTGGTGGAGGCGGGCATCGTCACGTCCGTGCTGCTGCTGGGCATGCTGATCGGCTTTGCCGTACGCCTGCCGGTGGGCGCCGCGCTGGCGGCTGTCGGCGTGTTCGCACTGTTCCACGGTTTTGCCCACGGCAGCGAGATGCCGGCGCACGACAACGGCTGGCTGTATGCCCTCGGTTTCGTCGCCGCCAGCGCCGCGCTGCACGGCGCCGGCCTGTGGCTGGGCCGCGGCGCGCTGGCGCACGGTCGCTGGCTGCGCGGCAGCGGTGCCGCTATTTCGCTGGCTGGGGTGTGGTTGGCGGTTGCCGGCTGA
- a CDS encoding CobW family GTP-binding protein codes for MKQPIPVTIVTGFLGAGKTTLLRSLVEKRQARRLALLINEFGEIAVDGTLARDAAARDPHVQVEDFAHGLIAYGDDERFVPAMQAIAARRAQVDHVLIETSGLALPTAAMELLQSPALADDFILDATLAVVDTPLLLERAFDDGAPATMFEQQLAAADVVVLNKIDGLDEDALLRAEGAVRARAPNVRFLELAYDAQLDIRLALGLRLHQPTRTEHTHFTPLAAMPGPGAAPLAAQYRLNGHAHSGLGAHSHGLATHKHFHEQDPGWLSFVLKSDAPQDVARLQNALVEAARAEPLLRCKGYVQAAGAEAPVLVQGVRTRFALTPAPSAVPGRSQLVFIGYHLSRARIAALLAARTGCAWR; via the coding sequence ATGAAGCAGCCGATTCCCGTCACCATCGTCACGGGCTTCCTGGGGGCGGGCAAGACGACGCTGCTGCGCAGCCTGGTCGAGAAGCGCCAGGCGCGCCGGCTGGCCCTGTTGATCAACGAGTTCGGCGAGATCGCCGTCGATGGCACACTGGCACGTGACGCGGCCGCTCGCGATCCGCATGTGCAGGTGGAGGATTTCGCGCACGGCCTGATCGCCTATGGCGACGACGAGCGCTTCGTCCCTGCCATGCAGGCCATCGCGGCGCGCCGGGCGCAGGTCGACCACGTGCTGATCGAGACGTCCGGCCTGGCGCTGCCCACGGCGGCGATGGAGTTGCTGCAAAGCCCCGCGCTGGCCGACGACTTCATCCTGGATGCCACGCTGGCCGTGGTCGACACGCCGTTGCTGCTGGAGCGCGCGTTCGACGACGGCGCGCCGGCCACGATGTTCGAGCAACAGCTGGCGGCGGCCGACGTGGTCGTGCTGAACAAGATCGACGGTCTGGACGAGGACGCGTTGCTGCGTGCCGAAGGCGCCGTGCGGGCACGGGCGCCCAATGTGCGCTTCCTGGAACTGGCGTACGACGCGCAACTGGATATCCGCCTGGCGCTGGGGTTGCGCCTGCACCAGCCAACGCGCACCGAGCACACCCATTTCACGCCGCTGGCCGCGATGCCGGGGCCGGGTGCGGCCCCGCTGGCGGCGCAGTACCGCCTGAACGGGCATGCCCATTCCGGCCTGGGCGCGCACAGCCACGGTCTCGCTACTCATAAGCATTTCCATGAACAGGACCCCGGCTGGCTGTCGTTCGTGCTGAAAAGCGACGCACCGCAGGATGTCGCCAGGCTGCAGAACGCGCTGGTGGAAGCGGCGCGCGCCGAACCGCTGCTGCGCTGCAAGGGCTACGTGCAGGCCGCTGGCGCCGAGGCGCCGGTGCTGGTGCAGGGCGTGCGCACGCGTTTCGCGCTGACGCCGGCGCCGTCCGCCGTGCCGGGCCGTTCGCAGCTGGTCTTCATCGGTTACCACCTGAGCCGCGCAAGGATCGCGGCACTGCTGGCCGCGCGCACGGGTTGTGCGTGGCGCTGA
- the cobJ gene encoding precorrin-3B C(17)-methyltransferase: MTGVLNLVSVGPGFADLIAPRAVAALQGSDVIVAYELYLRWVAPHIEGKEIHSPPLTQERERALLAIERARAGARVALISSGDIGIYAMAALAFEEMREDDTFDVNVVPGITSANACASLLGSPLSHDFATLSLSDLLCPWEWIEHRARHIAQADLACVMYNVQSASRQQGVYRVLELMLESKAPGTLCGVVRNAYRPDQKVEVHRLDELPALKFDMLTSLVIGNRFTARKRGWIYTPRGYNDWSQPAAAPAQQELPVGAAWVFSGTSDGNALAAQLAAHVPVVVSAASDHGGTLARQDCPGAVVWAGRQGVEARRQALAARKARVLVDATHPYASAMSAQLIGLAHELGIPYLRFERPASWQEGDGTLCASMEDAAAQAVARGRRIFLATGSKDIATFTSAPGAAERAWFVRQTAEPALIERALAQGIPRERICAMQGPFSEAFNVALWRDWGIDCVVTKDSGDAGGYRAKVAAARALGIELLVVARPVLDYPAQVADADGVLAFLARRDAA, translated from the coding sequence ATGACTGGAGTATTGAACCTGGTATCGGTGGGCCCCGGCTTCGCCGACCTGATCGCGCCGCGCGCGGTGGCGGCGCTGCAGGGCAGCGACGTGATCGTCGCATATGAGCTGTACCTGCGCTGGGTCGCCCCGCACATCGAGGGCAAGGAGATTCACTCGCCGCCATTGACGCAGGAACGCGAGCGCGCGCTGCTGGCGATCGAGCGCGCCCGCGCCGGCGCCAGGGTCGCGCTGATCTCCAGCGGCGATATCGGCATCTATGCGATGGCGGCGCTGGCGTTCGAGGAGATGCGCGAGGACGACACGTTCGACGTCAACGTGGTGCCCGGCATCACGTCCGCCAACGCCTGCGCTTCGCTGCTTGGGTCCCCGCTGTCGCACGATTTCGCGACCCTCAGCCTGTCGGACCTGCTGTGCCCATGGGAGTGGATCGAGCACCGCGCCCGGCACATCGCCCAGGCCGACCTCGCGTGTGTGATGTACAACGTGCAGAGCGCCAGCCGCCAGCAGGGCGTCTACCGCGTGCTGGAACTGATGCTGGAGTCGAAGGCACCCGGCACGCTGTGCGGCGTGGTGCGCAACGCCTACCGGCCCGACCAGAAGGTCGAGGTGCATCGCCTGGACGAGCTGCCGGCCCTGAAGTTCGACATGCTGACGTCGCTGGTGATCGGCAACCGCTTCACGGCGAGGAAGCGCGGCTGGATCTACACGCCGCGCGGCTACAACGACTGGTCGCAACCGGCCGCCGCGCCGGCGCAGCAGGAACTGCCTGTCGGGGCGGCGTGGGTGTTTTCCGGTACCAGCGACGGCAATGCGCTGGCGGCGCAGCTGGCGGCGCACGTACCGGTAGTGGTGTCGGCCGCCAGCGACCATGGCGGCACGCTGGCGCGCCAGGATTGTCCCGGCGCCGTGGTCTGGGCAGGTCGGCAGGGCGTGGAAGCGCGGCGCCAGGCGCTGGCTGCGCGCAAGGCGCGCGTGCTGGTCGATGCGACGCATCCGTATGCCAGCGCGATGTCGGCCCAGCTGATCGGGCTGGCGCACGAGCTGGGCATTCCGTACCTGCGCTTCGAGCGCCCCGCCAGTTGGCAGGAGGGCGACGGCACGCTGTGCGCGTCGATGGAGGACGCGGCCGCGCAGGCGGTGGCGCGCGGACGGCGCATCTTCCTGGCGACGGGATCGAAGGACATCGCCACGTTCACCTCGGCGCCGGGTGCCGCCGAACGCGCGTGGTTCGTACGCCAGACGGCCGAGCCGGCGCTGATCGAACGCGCGCTGGCGCAGGGCATTCCGCGCGAGCGCATCTGCGCCATGCAGGGGCCGTTCTCCGAGGCGTTCAACGTGGCGCTGTGGCGCGACTGGGGCATCGACTGCGTCGTCACCAAGGATTCCGGCGACGCCGGGGGCTACCGCGCCAAGGTGGCGGCGGCGCGCGCGCTGGGTATCGAGCTGCTGGTGGTGGCGCGCCCGGTGCTGGACTATCCAGCCCAGGTCGCGGATGCGGATGGGGTGCTGGCATTCCTGGCGCGGCGGGACGCGGCATGA
- a CDS encoding cobalamin biosynthesis protein: MTPGPGIWLVRAEAEPLARLLQARLGGTIHRPWLQADVTQKAQFAQCWREHAQWIVVAATGIAVRFLSGLPADKHTDPAVVVLDEAGRHAIALVGGHEGGANALAYRVANVVGAAPVVTTATEAVKPLTVGIGCRKGVPAERIEAAVLHALGQAGLGMDGIREVATVDLKGDEPGLLAFCARHALPLRVLAREVLAARAWVTRPSDWVRQNVGLDGVCEPAALVASPRGALVVPKTSLDGVAVAVVMDKNDWMDKQ; this comes from the coding sequence GTGACGCCAGGCCCGGGCATCTGGCTGGTGCGCGCCGAGGCTGAGCCGCTGGCGCGGCTGCTGCAGGCGCGCCTGGGCGGCACCATCCACCGGCCGTGGTTGCAAGCGGACGTGACGCAGAAGGCGCAGTTCGCGCAATGCTGGCGCGAGCACGCCCAGTGGATCGTGGTGGCAGCGACCGGCATCGCCGTGCGCTTCCTGTCCGGCCTGCCGGCCGACAAGCATACCGATCCTGCCGTCGTCGTGCTGGACGAAGCGGGCCGTCATGCCATTGCGCTGGTGGGCGGGCACGAAGGTGGTGCGAACGCGCTGGCCTACCGTGTCGCCAACGTGGTGGGTGCGGCGCCGGTCGTGACCACGGCCACGGAGGCCGTAAAGCCGCTGACGGTGGGGATCGGCTGTCGCAAGGGCGTGCCGGCGGAGCGGATCGAAGCGGCCGTGCTGCATGCGCTGGGGCAGGCCGGCTTGGGGATGGACGGCATCCGCGAGGTGGCGACCGTGGACCTGAAGGGCGACGAGCCCGGCCTGCTGGCGTTCTGCGCACGCCATGCGCTGCCGCTGCGGGTGCTGGCGCGCGAGGTGCTGGCCGCGCGCGCGTGGGTGACGCGGCCGTCGGACTGGGTGCGGCAGAACGTGGGGCTGGACGGCGTGTGCGAGCCGGCGGCACTGGTGGCCAGCCCGCGCGGCGCGCTGGTGGTACCGAAAACGAGCCTGGACGGCGTGGCCGTCGCGGTGGTGATGGACAAGAACGATTGGATGGACAAGCAATGA
- the cobM gene encoding precorrin-4 C(11)-methyltransferase: protein MKVYFIGAGPGAADLITLRGARLLGSVDMVLYAGSLVPVEMLQHCRPGTELIDTAQLDLEQQQACYVRARDAGIDVVRLHSGDPAIYGATAEQMRRLDALGIAYEIVPGVSSFTAAAAAIGAELTKPEVSQSVILTRVSGRASAVPELESIARLAEHRATMCIFLSGPHLKKIVTDLSLHYPPETPVRLVYRATWPEQRVYEGTLGTVLEETKRGAWNLTTMMLVGAALDRGVAAESSLYSKDFTHLFRVVKKQGKALENEQEIEQEIEQGKEQERA, encoded by the coding sequence ATGAAAGTCTACTTTATTGGCGCCGGTCCCGGCGCCGCCGACCTGATCACCCTGCGCGGCGCGCGCCTCCTGGGCAGCGTGGACATGGTGCTGTATGCCGGCTCGCTGGTCCCGGTCGAGATGCTGCAGCACTGCCGTCCCGGCACGGAGCTGATCGACACGGCGCAGCTGGACCTGGAGCAGCAGCAGGCCTGCTACGTGCGTGCGCGCGACGCCGGCATCGACGTGGTGCGGCTGCACTCGGGCGACCCGGCCATCTACGGCGCGACCGCCGAACAGATGCGCCGGCTCGACGCGCTTGGCATCGCCTACGAGATCGTGCCGGGCGTGTCGTCGTTCACCGCCGCCGCCGCGGCCATCGGCGCCGAGCTGACCAAGCCGGAAGTGTCGCAAAGCGTGATCCTGACGCGTGTGTCGGGCCGCGCCTCGGCCGTGCCGGAACTGGAATCGATTGCCCGCCTGGCCGAACACCGAGCGACGATGTGCATCTTCCTGTCCGGTCCGCACCTGAAGAAGATCGTCACCGACCTCTCGCTGCACTATCCACCCGAGACCCCGGTACGCCTGGTCTATCGTGCCACCTGGCCGGAACAGCGTGTGTACGAGGGCACCCTGGGCACCGTGCTGGAGGAAACCAAGCGGGGCGCCTGGAACCTGACGACGATGATGCTGGTCGGCGCGGCGCTGGACCGCGGCGTGGCGGCCGAATCGAGCTTGTACTCCAAGGACTTCACGCACCTGTTCCGGGTTGTGAAGAAGCAGGGAAAGGCGCTGGAGAATGAGCAGGAGATTGAGCAAGAGATTGAGCAGGGCAAAGAGCAGGAGCGCGCGTGA
- the cobI gene encoding precorrin-2 C(20)-methyltransferase has protein sequence MTGMFYGVGVGPGPAGYLPVAALEALRSADLIYAPRARGVQDSVALQCLAGTGFVPAPDKLREIEFNMDPDRSVLSEHYAQLADAIAAELRAGRTVAYLTIGDSMTYSTYGYVLAALRARIPDLAQRTFPGVTSYAAAAAAMAWPLGEGKERVLILPCPESAAELRREIETHDIVVLMKVGARLPWVLDLLREMDIAQHCAFARRIGLPGELLSTDVGALVADDAMGYLATLLVRRKPSVQR, from the coding sequence ATGACGGGGATGTTCTATGGGGTCGGCGTGGGTCCAGGCCCGGCGGGTTACCTGCCCGTGGCGGCACTGGAAGCGCTGCGCAGCGCGGACTTGATTTACGCGCCGCGCGCACGCGGCGTGCAGGATTCGGTGGCGCTGCAGTGCCTGGCCGGCACCGGGTTCGTGCCGGCGCCGGACAAGCTGCGCGAGATCGAATTCAACATGGACCCGGACCGCTCCGTGCTGAGCGAGCACTATGCGCAGCTGGCGGACGCCATCGCAGCCGAGCTGCGGGCGGGCCGCACGGTGGCGTATCTGACCATCGGCGACTCGATGACGTATTCGACGTACGGCTACGTGCTGGCGGCACTGCGTGCCCGCATTCCCGACCTGGCGCAGCGCACGTTCCCGGGCGTGACGAGCTACGCCGCCGCGGCCGCCGCCATGGCATGGCCGCTGGGCGAGGGCAAGGAGCGCGTGCTGATCCTGCCATGCCCCGAGAGCGCCGCCGAACTGCGGCGCGAGATCGAGACGCACGACATCGTCGTGTTGATGAAGGTGGGGGCGCGGCTGCCGTGGGTGCTGGACCTGCTGCGCGAGATGGACATCGCGCAGCACTGCGCGTTCGCGCGCCGCATCGGCTTGCCCGGCGAGCTGTTGTCGACCGACGTCGGCGCGCTGGTCGCGGACGACGCGATGGGCTACCTGGCCACCTTGCTGGTGCGGCGCAAGCCGTCCGTTCAACGTTGA
- the cbiD gene encoding cobalt-precorrin-5B (C(1))-methyltransferase CbiD, whose protein sequence is MEAAERRPFDLAIPASNGLRRGRTTGTCATAAVKAALHLLLDGELKRQVRVSLPDGLHYLEVPVQRVQRLAGRVRAEVLKDGGDDPDNTHGATIFAEVARNDAGTVRFFAGRGVGTATAPGLRVAVGEPAINPVPRQMMRQAVAEVADDDAGFDLTIGCEEGEAIAPKTFNPRLGIVGGISILGTSGIVEPMSLATWIASIEVYVRVALAGGPDRVAYLPGKIGREYARDVLGLPDARSVQIANFLGDALDFTERALREAGQELDELWLAGHPGKLAKVLDGYWDTHSSRSTMAMGGVARVAAAWGYRPHTVRRIEEANTVEAAMEVLNEAGDASGFWREMERRIGALAHARVPSVRRLEVRLFDLAGNLLGARA, encoded by the coding sequence GTGGAGGCGGCTGAACGCCGGCCGTTCGACCTGGCGATACCGGCGTCGAATGGACTGCGGCGTGGACGCACCACGGGCACCTGCGCCACCGCGGCCGTGAAGGCGGCATTGCACCTGCTGCTGGACGGTGAACTGAAGCGGCAAGTGCGGGTCAGCCTGCCCGACGGACTGCACTACCTGGAGGTGCCCGTGCAGCGGGTGCAGCGCCTGGCCGGCCGCGTGCGCGCCGAGGTGCTGAAGGACGGCGGCGACGATCCGGACAATACGCACGGCGCCACCATCTTCGCCGAGGTGGCGCGCAACGACGCGGGCACCGTGCGGTTCTTCGCCGGGCGGGGCGTGGGCACGGCGACCGCGCCCGGCCTGCGCGTCGCGGTGGGCGAACCGGCGATCAATCCGGTGCCGCGCCAGATGATGCGGCAGGCGGTGGCCGAGGTGGCCGACGACGACGCCGGCTTCGACCTGACGATCGGCTGCGAGGAGGGCGAGGCGATCGCACCGAAGACGTTCAATCCGCGCCTGGGGATCGTTGGCGGCATCTCGATCCTGGGCACGTCCGGCATCGTCGAGCCGATGTCGCTGGCGACGTGGATCGCGTCGATCGAGGTGTACGTGCGGGTCGCGCTGGCCGGCGGCCCGGACCGCGTGGCCTACCTGCCGGGCAAGATCGGGCGCGAGTATGCGCGCGACGTGCTGGGATTGCCCGATGCGCGCTCGGTACAGATCGCGAATTTCCTCGGCGACGCGCTCGATTTCACGGAACGGGCATTGCGGGAAGCGGGGCAGGAACTGGATGAATTGTGGCTGGCCGGGCATCCCGGCAAGCTGGCCAAGGTGCTGGACGGATACTGGGACACGCACTCCAGCCGCAGCACGATGGCGATGGGCGGCGTGGCGCGGGTCGCCGCCGCATGGGGCTACAGGCCGCACACGGTGCGGCGGATCGAAGAGGCGAACACGGTGGAAGCGGCAATGGAAGTTTTGAACGAAGCAGGGGACGCCAGCGGATTCTGGCGCGAGATGGAGCGGCGCATCGGCGCACTGGCGCACGCGCGCGTGCCGTCGGTGCGGCGCCTGGAAGTCCGGTTGTTCGACCTTGCCGGAAACCTGCTGGGTGCACGGGCATGA
- a CDS encoding precorrin-8X methylmutase: MSDTSKRLGIVVAGHGSRDPDAVREFEALVELIRVRAPGETVTHGYLEFASPTIAEAAVANIDAGAEQVALVPGVLLAARHAKNDMPAEMLALARDFPQVDFHFGAPMSLDPKLLQLAQERIVAAEATSPHTVRRDDTCLVVVGRGTTDPDANGEVAKLARMLEEGMGFGAAYVCYSGTAQPLVADGLRRAAMLGYRRIVVLPFFLFDGVLVKRIYAAADALAEREPGIEVLKTQYFGVHPLVADVMIERAREAVAGRAAMNCSLCKYRVQIVGFEQQVGEPQRAHHVAVRGLLASETAPAAAPAVYRTYVPHPIEAESFRIIAAGRDWSDFPPEQLTVLQRIVHTSGDFNAVDDFYFSAGAIDSGIRALLRCRRIVTDVTMVQTGLKRALLEELGIDTWCGVHDRETHLMAEQYGITRSAAGIRRGWEKFGNDVVVAIGDAPTAIAEAARLIREHGWRPQLVIGLPVGFVGTRESKDELRRCLQVPRITNSGTRGGSPWAASVVNGLMIDALNGLASGGGG, from the coding sequence ATGAGCGACACATCGAAACGCCTGGGCATCGTGGTGGCCGGCCATGGCAGCCGCGACCCGGATGCGGTGCGCGAGTTCGAGGCGCTGGTCGAATTGATCCGCGTCCGTGCCCCGGGCGAAACCGTCACGCATGGCTACCTGGAATTCGCCAGCCCGACCATCGCCGAAGCGGCAGTGGCCAATATCGACGCCGGCGCGGAGCAGGTCGCGCTGGTGCCGGGCGTGCTGCTGGCGGCGCGCCACGCGAAGAACGACATGCCGGCCGAGATGCTGGCGCTGGCACGCGACTTCCCGCAGGTGGACTTTCATTTCGGCGCGCCGATGAGCCTCGACCCGAAGCTGCTGCAACTGGCGCAGGAACGCATCGTGGCAGCCGAAGCCACGTCCCCCCACACTGTGCGCCGGGACGACACGTGCCTGGTCGTCGTCGGCCGCGGCACGACGGACCCGGATGCCAACGGCGAGGTGGCGAAGCTGGCGCGCATGCTGGAGGAGGGCATGGGCTTCGGCGCCGCTTATGTGTGCTACTCCGGCACGGCGCAGCCGCTGGTGGCCGATGGCCTGCGCCGCGCAGCCATGCTGGGCTACCGGCGCATCGTCGTGCTGCCGTTCTTCCTGTTCGACGGCGTGCTGGTGAAACGCATTTATGCAGCGGCGGACGCGCTGGCCGAACGCGAGCCCGGCATCGAGGTGCTGAAGACCCAGTACTTCGGCGTGCATCCGCTGGTGGCGGACGTGATGATCGAGCGCGCGCGCGAAGCGGTGGCCGGGCGCGCGGCGATGAACTGCTCGCTGTGCAAGTACCGCGTGCAGATCGTCGGTTTCGAGCAGCAGGTGGGCGAGCCGCAGCGCGCCCACCATGTTGCGGTCCGCGGCCTGTTGGCCAGCGAAACGGCGCCGGCAGCGGCGCCGGCCGTCTACCGGACCTACGTGCCGCACCCGATCGAGGCGGAAAGCTTCCGCATCATCGCGGCGGGGCGCGACTGGTCGGACTTCCCGCCGGAGCAGTTGACGGTGCTGCAGCGCATCGTGCATACGTCCGGCGACTTCAACGCCGTCGACGATTTCTACTTCTCGGCGGGCGCGATCGACAGCGGTATCCGCGCGCTGCTGCGCTGCCGCCGCATCGTCACGGACGTGACGATGGTGCAGACGGGCCTGAAACGCGCGCTGCTGGAAGAACTGGGCATCGACACGTGGTGCGGCGTGCACGACCGCGAGACGCACCTGATGGCCGAGCAGTACGGTATCACGCGCTCGGCGGCCGGCATCCGGCGCGGCTGGGAGAAGTTCGGCAACGACGTGGTGGTGGCCATCGGCGACGCGCCGACGGCGATCGCCGAGGCGGCGCGGCTGATCCGCGAGCACGGCTGGCGTCCGCAACTGGTCATCGGCCTGCCGGTGGGCTTTGTCGGCACGCGCGAAAGCAAGGACGAACTGCGCCGTTGCCTGCAGGTGCCGCGCATCACCAACAGCGGCACGCGCGGCGGTTCGCCGTGGGCCGCCAGCGTCGTCAACGGCCTGATGATCGACGCGCTGAACGGGCTGGCCAGCGGTGGAGGCGGCTGA